In Vibrio japonicus, one DNA window encodes the following:
- the flgG gene encoding flagellar basal-body rod protein FlgG: MHPALWVSKTGLDAQQTNISTISNNLANASTVGYKKSRAVFEDLFYQNINQPGGQSSQNTELPSGLMLGAGSKVVATQKVHTQGNTQTTNNSLDMMIEGDGFFQILMPDGNIGYSRNGQFTVNDEGVIVTSGAGYALEPEIAIPEDAISITIGTDGEVSVRVRGQQDNQVVGQITTVDFVNPGGLEPIGQNLYLPTGASGDPQEGVPGLDGFGDLRQSMLETSNVNVTEELVNMIEAQRVYEMNSKVISAVDKMMSFVNQQL, translated from the coding sequence ATGCATCCGGCACTATGGGTTAGTAAAACGGGCTTAGACGCTCAGCAAACAAACATTTCAACGATTTCGAACAACCTCGCGAACGCCTCGACGGTGGGATACAAAAAAAGCCGCGCGGTGTTTGAAGATCTTTTTTACCAAAACATTAACCAGCCGGGCGGTCAGTCTTCACAGAATACAGAATTGCCGAGCGGTTTAATGCTGGGTGCGGGTTCTAAAGTGGTCGCAACTCAAAAAGTGCATACTCAGGGCAATACCCAAACCACAAACAACAGTTTGGATATGATGATCGAAGGAGACGGTTTCTTTCAGATCCTGATGCCAGATGGCAACATCGGTTATTCACGTAATGGTCAATTCACGGTTAACGATGAAGGTGTGATTGTGACTTCCGGTGCCGGTTACGCATTGGAGCCTGAAATTGCGATTCCAGAAGATGCGATCAGCATTACGATTGGTACAGACGGTGAGGTGTCTGTACGTGTTCGTGGTCAGCAGGACAACCAAGTGGTTGGTCAGATTACTACGGTAGATTTTGTTAACCCAGGCGGTTTGGAACCGATTGGGCAAAACCTTTATTTACCGACGGGTGCAAGTGGCGATCCGCAGGAAGGCGTCCCAGGGCTGGATGGTTTTGGTGATCTTCGTCAGTCAATGCTGGAGACATCCAACGTGAATGTTACGGAAGAGTTAGTCAATATGATTGAAGCTCAACGCGTGTATGAAATGAACTCAAAAGTCATTTCAGCGGTTGATAAGATGATGAGCTTCGTTAACCAGCAACTTTAA
- the flgJ gene encoding flagellar assembly peptidoglycan hydrolase FlgJ encodes MINNGNDIGFIHDIAGLDQLRKQAVNGDEQGEKQALASAARQFEAIFTSMLFKSMRDANSTFESGLMDSQNQQFYRQMMDEQMSSELSSSGSLGLADMIVAQLTSGSVENPNASSRNTDFEALMKKVDRARAAQAEKPAPEVAPRQSIDVAAKQSVDVAPAKHSFDSPESFVASMRPYAQKAARALGVDSSLLLAQAALETGWGKKLVSNSLGSSNNLFNIKADRSWSGGKVATQTLEYHQGVPVKEKAAFRSYNSFEESFNDYVRFLNDNPRYTVALRHGGNSERFIEGIHKAGYATDPQYASKVLRVKAKIDQM; translated from the coding sequence ATGATTAATAACGGTAACGATATTGGCTTTATTCATGACATCGCAGGCTTAGATCAGCTTCGTAAACAAGCGGTTAATGGCGATGAACAGGGTGAAAAGCAGGCATTGGCCTCAGCAGCACGACAGTTTGAAGCGATCTTTACGTCGATGCTATTCAAATCAATGCGCGATGCAAACTCTACCTTTGAATCGGGATTGATGGATAGCCAGAATCAGCAGTTTTACCGCCAAATGATGGATGAGCAAATGTCGAGTGAACTCAGCTCATCCGGTTCATTGGGGTTGGCAGACATGATCGTTGCGCAGTTAACGTCTGGTTCCGTTGAAAATCCTAATGCTTCAAGCCGTAACACCGATTTTGAAGCCTTGATGAAAAAAGTGGATCGAGCACGAGCAGCGCAAGCGGAAAAACCAGCGCCTGAAGTAGCGCCTCGTCAGAGTATCGACGTTGCTGCTAAGCAGAGTGTAGACGTGGCTCCGGCGAAACACTCTTTCGATTCTCCAGAATCCTTTGTTGCATCAATGCGCCCTTACGCCCAAAAAGCGGCAAGAGCATTAGGGGTAGACTCGTCTCTATTACTGGCTCAGGCTGCACTGGAAACGGGGTGGGGTAAAAAGTTAGTCAGTAACAGCCTTGGTAGCAGCAACAACTTGTTCAACATTAAAGCTGATAGAAGCTGGAGTGGGGGCAAAGTCGCGACTCAAACCCTTGAATATCATCAAGGTGTACCTGTTAAAGAAAAGGCGGCATTCCGTTCTTACAATAGCTTTGAGGAAAGCTTCAACGACTATGTGCGTTTCTTGAATGACAACCCTCGCTATACAGTGGCACTTCGTCATGGTGGAAACTCAGAAAGATTTATTGAAGGCATTCATAAAGCGGGGTATGCGACAGACCCACAATACGCGAGTAAAGTCTTACGAGTGAAAGCGAAAATCGACCAAATGTAA
- a CDS encoding chemotaxis protein CheV — protein sequence MTGILDSVNQRTQLVGQNRLELLTFRLMGRQRYGINVFKVKEVLQCPKLTAMPNLHPLVKGIAHIRGHTVSVIDLSLAIGGRPTTDIDKAFVIIAEFNRSIQAFLVSSVERIVNMHWEAILPPPEGAGKANYLTAVTNIDNELVEILDVEKILAEIAPVDETMDSTIGEEIAQAEVEKNIVRRILIADDSTVARKQVERAITSLGFEVVSVKDGKDAYEKLLEMAKSGSVYEQISLVISDIEMPEMDGYTLTAEIRRNADLKDLYVILHSSLSGVFNQAMVERVGANSFIAKFNPDELGNAVKSALTE from the coding sequence GTTATGGCATTAACGTATTTAAGGTAAAAGAGGTTCTACAGTGTCCTAAGCTTACAGCAATGCCAAACTTGCATCCTTTAGTGAAAGGGATCGCGCACATTCGTGGCCATACTGTTTCCGTTATTGATTTGAGTTTAGCGATTGGCGGTCGACCGACCACGGACATTGATAAAGCGTTTGTGATTATTGCGGAGTTTAACCGTTCCATTCAGGCATTCTTAGTCTCCTCAGTTGAGCGAATTGTTAACATGCATTGGGAAGCGATTCTTCCACCACCAGAAGGTGCGGGTAAAGCCAACTACCTGACCGCGGTGACTAATATTGATAATGAGCTCGTTGAAATTCTGGATGTAGAGAAAATTCTCGCTGAAATTGCGCCAGTTGATGAAACGATGGACTCAACCATCGGTGAAGAAATCGCACAAGCTGAAGTCGAAAAGAACATTGTTCGTCGTATCCTGATTGCGGATGATTCGACAGTAGCAAGAAAGCAGGTGGAGCGAGCAATCACCTCACTTGGTTTTGAAGTGGTTTCCGTCAAAGATGGTAAAGATGCTTACGAAAAACTGCTGGAAATGGCTAAGTCGGGCAGTGTTTATGAGCAAATCTCGTTAGTGATCTCTGACATCGAAATGCCAGAAATGGACGGTTACACGCTCACCGCTGAAATTCGACGTAACGCGGATTTGAAAGATCTCTATGTTATTCTTCACTCTTCCTTGAGTGGTGTCTTTAACCAAGCGATGGTCGAACGTGTGGGCGCAAACTCTTTTATTGCAAAATTTAACCCAGATGAGCTTGGTAATGCAGTGAAATCTGCACTTACAGAATAA
- a CDS encoding CheR family methyltransferase, with the protein MTAITISDQEYRDFSRFLESQCGIVLGDSKQYLVRSRLSPLVSKFNLGSLSDLLRNVVTGRNRELRIAAVDAMTTNETLWFRDTYPFTVLADKLLPEMAANKRPIKIWSAASSSGQEPYSMAMTVLETQQRKPGMLSSVSITATDISTNMLDMCRAGVYDSLALGRGLSPDRRRTFFEDAGDGRMKVKDNVKRLVNFRPQNLMDSYALLGKFDIIFCRNVLIYFSPEMKSKVLNQMANSLNPGGYLLLGASESLTGLSDRFEMVRCNPGIIYKLK; encoded by the coding sequence ATGACAGCAATAACTATTAGCGATCAAGAGTATCGCGATTTTAGCCGTTTTCTAGAGTCTCAATGTGGCATCGTGCTAGGGGATAGTAAACAGTACTTGGTCCGTAGTCGTCTGAGCCCTTTGGTAAGCAAATTCAATCTGGGTTCGCTGTCTGATTTACTAAGAAATGTTGTGACAGGACGAAATCGTGAGCTGCGTATTGCGGCGGTTGACGCTATGACAACCAATGAAACGCTGTGGTTTCGTGACACATATCCGTTTACTGTTTTAGCTGACAAGTTATTGCCTGAAATGGCGGCAAATAAACGCCCGATTAAGATTTGGTCAGCGGCAAGTTCCTCTGGCCAAGAGCCGTACTCTATGGCAATGACAGTGTTGGAGACGCAACAGCGAAAGCCGGGGATGCTATCGAGCGTTTCCATTACCGCTACGGATATTTCAACCAATATGCTTGATATGTGTCGAGCAGGTGTCTATGACAGTCTTGCGTTAGGTCGGGGGTTGTCACCTGACCGCCGTCGTACATTCTTTGAAGACGCGGGTGATGGCCGAATGAAGGTCAAAGATAACGTTAAGCGATTAGTGAACTTCCGCCCGCAAAACTTAATGGACAGTTATGCGCTGCTAGGCAAATTTGACATCATTTTCTGTCGAAATGTACTCATTTACTTTTCGCCAGAGATGAAATCGAAAGTGTTGAACCAAATGGCTAACAGCTTGAATCCAGGTGGATACCTGTTGCTTGGTGCCTCGGAGTCGTTAACCGGGTTGAGCGACCGTTTCGAAATGGTGCGATGTAATCCCGGCATCATATATAAGCTCAAATGA
- the flgB gene encoding flagellar basal body rod protein FlgB, which translates to MTISFDKALGIHQHTVGLRERNAEVMSTNIAQANTPGYKSKGMDFKKALQAATSEASVGLQRTDGRHIPASSRMTGEVMYRLPTQPDTGDGNTVDVDLERNLFMQNQIRHQASLDFLGSKFKNLTKAIKGE; encoded by the coding sequence ATGACTATTTCTTTCGATAAGGCTCTCGGGATTCACCAACATACCGTTGGATTGCGTGAGCGCAATGCTGAAGTGATGTCCACTAACATTGCTCAGGCGAATACGCCTGGATACAAATCGAAAGGGATGGACTTTAAAAAGGCACTGCAGGCGGCAACATCAGAGGCAAGCGTTGGACTTCAACGTACTGATGGTCGGCATATTCCTGCCTCTTCACGAATGACAGGGGAAGTGATGTATCGTCTTCCAACTCAACCTGACACTGGTGATGGCAATACGGTCGATGTGGATCTTGAGCGTAACTTGTTTATGCAAAACCAAATCAGACACCAAGCATCACTAGACTTCTTAGGAAGTAAGTTCAAAAACTTAACCAAAGCAATCAAAGGGGAATAA
- the flgC gene encoding flagellar basal body rod protein FlgC, with product MSLFNVFNVTGSAMSAESVRLNTTSSNLANADSISSSAKDTYKARHAVFGAELSKAKYGREHTVPVKVMGIVESDKPLNAEYNPDHPLANNEGYIYKPNVNVMEEMANMISASRSYQTNVQVADASKQMLLRTLQMGQ from the coding sequence ATGAGCTTATTTAATGTATTCAATGTAACTGGTTCTGCCATGAGCGCTGAATCTGTTCGTCTAAATACGACCTCTAGCAACTTGGCGAATGCAGACAGTATCTCTAGCTCAGCGAAAGACACTTACAAGGCTCGCCATGCTGTATTTGGTGCTGAGTTAAGTAAAGCAAAGTATGGGCGTGAACATACTGTGCCAGTGAAGGTGATGGGGATAGTAGAAAGCGATAAGCCACTGAATGCGGAATATAACCCTGATCATCCGCTCGCGAACAATGAAGGTTATATCTATAAACCGAACGTTAACGTGATGGAAGAAATGGCTAATATGATTTCTGCTTCTCGCTCGTACCAAACGAACGTGCAAGTGGCAGATGCAAGTAAACAAATGCTGCTGCGTACGCTGCAGATGGGTCAATAA
- the flgF gene encoding flagellar basal-body rod protein FlgF — protein MDRALFLAMSGAKQNMQALQLRANNLANVSTTGFRADLAQARSMQAYGEGLPSRVFSMTERPGHNFQQGSVITTGRDLDVTIQGDGWMSVLDKTGKEGLTRNGNLKIDVNGLLTSGNGNLVLGENGAPITLPIPVSKVEIGTDGTISVVPQGAPADAMEIVDRIKLTRTNNQSLFKDVNGLFRAKDPTAAYEADAGVKLLTGAIEGSNVNAIGEMTSLIDLQRQFEMQVKMMSTAEEMDKASDSLLRMS, from the coding sequence ATGGATCGCGCACTCTTTCTCGCTATGAGCGGTGCCAAACAAAATATGCAGGCATTGCAGCTTAGGGCAAACAACCTGGCAAACGTCAGTACGACAGGTTTCCGAGCTGATCTCGCACAAGCTCGCTCTATGCAGGCTTACGGCGAAGGTTTACCTAGCCGAGTGTTTAGCATGACAGAGCGCCCAGGCCACAACTTCCAACAAGGTAGTGTCATTACCACAGGTCGTGATTTAGATGTCACGATACAAGGCGATGGTTGGATGTCGGTACTCGACAAGACAGGCAAAGAAGGTCTTACCCGAAATGGTAACCTGAAAATTGATGTTAATGGATTACTGACCAGCGGCAATGGAAACCTAGTATTAGGTGAAAACGGCGCACCAATCACACTGCCTATCCCTGTTAGCAAAGTAGAAATCGGTACAGATGGCACGATCTCCGTGGTTCCCCAAGGTGCGCCTGCGGATGCGATGGAAATTGTTGATCGTATCAAGCTAACTCGCACCAACAACCAATCACTATTCAAAGATGTTAACGGCTTATTCCGAGCAAAAGATCCTACTGCAGCATATGAAGCAGATGCGGGTGTCAAACTGCTTACTGGTGCAATTGAAGGCAGTAACGTCAATGCCATTGGTGAAATGACGAGCCTTATTGACCTTCAACGCCAGTTTGAAATGCAGGTCAAGATGATGAGCACAGCAGAAGAGATGGACAAAGCGTCTGACTCTCTGCTTCGTATGAGCTAA
- the flgE gene encoding flagellar hook protein FlgE, producing the protein MSYVALSGLSAAQLDLNTTSNNIANANTYGFKESRAEFGDVYSNSLFTNAKTTPGGGVQAQKVAQQFHEGSSVYTNNPMDLRISGTGFFAVAKDRLAPVTNELTRNGAFHLNKDNYMVTSNDEFLLGYQVNEETGDVLSYEPSPINIPKEFGKPKQTSNIEVGVNLPASGELRDPALFDYTDPETYNRSTSSTIYDSMGQSYKLTTYYLKDQTQPNTWQTYYTVTDSAGEKPINIAGGDATSPSGHVGHTMKFYNDGTLASINNGQNVVSEALGAGANPVELNGADATQVLSFGLSDATQFAAPFELTKFDEDGATTGFLTKVDFDENGSVLGTYSNGENITLGRVALVRVANEQGLDKKGGTQWDSTQFSGDKIWGESNKGSFGSINSGTLEQSNIDMTQELVDLISAQRNFQANSRSLEVHNQTQQTILQIR; encoded by the coding sequence ATGTCATATGTTGCATTAAGCGGTCTATCTGCCGCACAGTTAGATTTGAACACAACGAGTAATAACATCGCCAACGCCAATACTTACGGCTTTAAAGAGTCACGTGCAGAATTTGGTGATGTTTACTCTAATTCACTGTTTACCAACGCGAAAACAACACCAGGTGGTGGTGTTCAGGCGCAGAAAGTTGCTCAGCAATTTCATGAAGGTTCAAGTGTTTATACAAACAACCCAATGGATCTGCGCATCAGTGGTACAGGCTTTTTTGCAGTCGCTAAAGATCGCTTAGCCCCAGTTACAAACGAGCTAACACGTAATGGTGCTTTTCACCTAAATAAAGATAACTACATGGTGACATCGAATGATGAATTTCTGCTGGGTTATCAGGTGAACGAAGAAACTGGCGATGTACTCTCTTATGAGCCATCACCGATTAACATTCCAAAAGAATTTGGTAAGCCAAAGCAAACGTCCAATATTGAGGTTGGCGTGAATTTACCAGCAAGTGGTGAGTTACGTGATCCTGCGCTGTTTGATTACACTGATCCAGAAACCTATAACCGTTCGACGTCCTCGACGATTTATGACTCTATGGGACAGTCGTACAAGCTTACTACGTACTACCTAAAAGATCAGACTCAGCCAAACACATGGCAAACTTACTACACTGTGACTGATAGTGCGGGTGAAAAGCCGATCAACATTGCTGGTGGTGATGCAACCTCGCCATCGGGCCATGTTGGACATACCATGAAGTTTTACAATGATGGCACTTTAGCAAGTATCAATAATGGCCAAAACGTTGTATCTGAAGCGTTGGGTGCTGGAGCTAACCCGGTTGAACTTAATGGTGCCGACGCAACACAAGTCTTGTCGTTTGGCCTTAGCGATGCGACTCAATTTGCCGCTCCTTTTGAGCTGACCAAATTCGATGAAGATGGCGCAACCACAGGTTTCTTAACCAAAGTGGACTTTGACGAGAATGGTAGTGTCCTAGGCACATACTCAAACGGAGAAAACATCACTCTTGGGCGTGTTGCTCTAGTGCGTGTTGCCAACGAGCAAGGTCTGGATAAGAAGGGTGGTACGCAGTGGGATTCAACACAGTTCTCTGGTGATAAGATCTGGGGTGAATCGAACAAAGGTTCTTTTGGCTCCATTAATAGCGGTACCTTGGAACAATCTAATATCGATATGACTCAAGAGCTGGTTGATTTGATCTCTGCTCAACGTAACTTCCAAGCGAACTCTCGTTCATTAGAAGTGCACAACCAAACTCAGCAAACAATCCTACAAATTCGATAA
- the flgD gene encoding flagellar hook assembly protein FlgD codes for MAGDINNVGQNSLSYIDQLKQLQEKNKPDEITGKQDLKQEDFLSLLTKQLAQQDPFKPVSNDQMIAQMASFATVDGIGKMNNQFETLNASMTSNQALQASSLVGRDVLVPGAAGVKKDDGGMAAMVKLPQSVDNLMVRVEDQMGQLVRTFDAGASPAGDNRVEWDGKDQNGNPLPAGKYKVKAAGLLEGESKEFEVSTYANVNSVLLGKGDGNVLLNLAGFESPVRLAEVLEVGKA; via the coding sequence ATGGCCGGTGACATTAATAATGTTGGTCAAAACAGCTTGTCCTATATCGACCAGCTTAAACAGCTTCAAGAGAAGAATAAGCCGGATGAGATTACGGGTAAGCAAGACCTGAAACAAGAGGACTTCTTATCATTGCTCACCAAGCAACTCGCTCAACAAGATCCGTTTAAGCCGGTTAGCAATGACCAGATGATTGCGCAAATGGCGTCATTCGCAACCGTAGACGGTATTGGCAAAATGAACAACCAGTTTGAAACTTTGAATGCTTCGATGACGTCAAATCAAGCACTTCAGGCTTCATCACTTGTTGGTCGTGATGTCTTAGTACCGGGTGCTGCGGGTGTTAAAAAGGATGACGGTGGAATGGCCGCGATGGTTAAGCTCCCTCAATCTGTCGACAATTTGATGGTGAGGGTTGAAGACCAAATGGGCCAGCTTGTCCGAACCTTTGATGCAGGTGCGTCGCCAGCGGGTGACAATCGTGTTGAATGGGACGGCAAAGACCAAAACGGTAATCCATTGCCAGCAGGCAAATACAAGGTGAAAGCCGCAGGTTTGCTGGAAGGGGAGAGCAAAGAGTTTGAGGTTTCAACGTATGCAAACGTCAACAGTGTTCTTCTTGGTAAAGGTGATGGAAACGTACTGCTCAATCTGGCTGGTTTTGAGTCGCCAGTTCGACTTGCTGAAGTACTAGAAGTTGGTAAAGCGTAG
- the flgH gene encoding flagellar basal body L-ring protein FlgH, translating to MSRLLALLMVSVMSGCSLMPSPVETSDVAQGTTTVDAVEGDKSADDESGIVDTLRGRKDPVAGDPAWAPIHPKQQPEHYAAETGSLFSAARSTSLYDDSKPRGVGDIITVTLNESTKAAKSSDADLSKNNDATMDPVEVGGKQLELGEYNFSYNLSNDNSFSGSAAANQSNSLSGSITVEVIEVLANGNLVIRGEKWLTLNTGDEYIRLSGTIRPDDISYDNSIASNRISNARIQYSGTGNQQDMQEPGFLARFFNVSL from the coding sequence ATGAGTCGTTTACTTGCTCTATTAATGGTTAGTGTGATGTCTGGGTGCAGTTTGATGCCATCACCAGTAGAAACATCAGACGTCGCGCAAGGTACTACGACTGTGGACGCGGTTGAAGGTGACAAATCGGCGGATGACGAAAGTGGCATTGTCGATACACTCCGAGGCAGAAAAGATCCGGTTGCCGGCGATCCTGCTTGGGCTCCAATTCATCCAAAGCAACAACCAGAACACTACGCAGCAGAAACAGGATCTTTGTTCAGCGCCGCGCGTTCAACTAGCCTGTATGACGACTCTAAGCCGAGAGGTGTCGGAGACATTATTACTGTCACGCTGAACGAAAGTACGAAAGCTGCTAAAAGTTCAGATGCCGATCTATCGAAAAACAATGACGCCACCATGGACCCAGTCGAAGTGGGTGGTAAGCAGTTAGAATTGGGTGAATATAACTTCTCGTACAATTTGAGCAATGACAATTCATTCAGTGGCAGCGCAGCGGCAAATCAAAGCAATAGCCTATCTGGTTCTATCACTGTCGAAGTCATCGAAGTTCTCGCTAACGGAAATTTAGTGATCCGTGGCGAAAAATGGTTAACGCTCAACACAGGTGACGAATACATTCGCCTGAGTGGAACGATTCGCCCTGATGACATTTCTTACGATAATTCAATTGCTTCTAACCGAATTTCGAATGCGCGTATTCAATACTCTGGAACGGGCAATCAACAAGACATGCAAGAGCCGGGATTCTTGGCACGATTCTTTAATGTATCTCTTTAG
- a CDS encoding flagellar basal body P-ring protein FlgI, with product MKKLILVFTSVLLLATQVHAARIKDVAQVAGVRSNQLVGYGLVTGLPGTGESTPFTDQSFNAMLQKFGIQLPPGTKPKTKNVAAVIVTAELPAFSKQGQTIDVTVSSIGAAKSLRGGTLMQTMLKGLDGQVYAVAQGNLVVSGFSATGADGSKIVGNNPTAGMISNGAIVEREIPTPFGRGDYITFNLLESDFTTAQRMADAVNNFLGPQMASAVDAASVKVRAPRDISQRVAFLSAIENLEFNPAEGSAKIIVNSRTGTIVVGKHVRLKPAAVTHGGMTVAIKENLNVSQPNAFGGGQTVVVPDSDIEVTEAQGKMFKFEPGLTLDDLVRAVNEVGAAPSDLMAILQALKQAGAIEGQLIII from the coding sequence ATGAAGAAGTTGATTCTTGTATTCACCAGCGTATTGCTCTTGGCAACACAAGTACACGCCGCACGTATCAAAGACGTTGCACAAGTTGCAGGTGTACGTAGTAACCAATTGGTCGGTTATGGCCTGGTTACGGGTTTGCCTGGTACAGGCGAATCAACGCCTTTTACGGATCAAAGCTTTAATGCCATGTTGCAGAAGTTTGGTATTCAGCTTCCTCCGGGTACAAAGCCTAAAACTAAGAATGTGGCGGCAGTTATTGTTACCGCAGAGCTTCCTGCATTTTCTAAGCAAGGCCAAACCATAGACGTGACGGTTTCTTCTATCGGAGCGGCAAAAAGCTTACGCGGCGGCACGCTGATGCAAACCATGCTGAAAGGCTTAGATGGGCAAGTTTATGCCGTGGCACAAGGCAATTTAGTTGTGAGTGGCTTTAGCGCAACGGGTGCGGATGGCTCTAAAATTGTCGGCAACAACCCAACAGCAGGCATGATTTCAAACGGTGCGATTGTGGAACGTGAAATCCCAACACCATTTGGCCGCGGTGACTACATCACATTTAATTTACTTGAATCCGATTTTACGACTGCTCAGCGTATGGCTGACGCGGTCAATAATTTCTTAGGTCCGCAAATGGCCTCTGCTGTTGATGCTGCTTCGGTTAAAGTCAGAGCGCCAAGAGACATCTCACAACGCGTTGCATTTCTCTCAGCGATAGAAAACTTGGAGTTTAACCCGGCAGAGGGATCAGCGAAAATTATCGTCAACTCTCGTACTGGCACTATCGTCGTAGGCAAACATGTGCGTTTGAAGCCTGCAGCAGTCACTCATGGCGGGATGACGGTAGCGATAAAAGAGAACTTAAACGTGAGCCAACCTAATGCATTTGGCGGCGGTCAGACAGTTGTCGTCCCTGATAGCGATATTGAAGTTACTGAAGCGCAGGGCAAGATGTTTAAATTTGAACCTGGCCTAACATTGGATGATTTGGTTCGTGCCGTCAATGAAGTCGGTGCCGCCCCTTCGGATCTCATGGCTATCCTGCAAGCGCTAAAACAAGCTGGTGCTATTGAAGGCCAACTGATCATCATTTAA